The Trichoderma atroviride chromosome 5, complete sequence genome contains a region encoding:
- a CDS encoding uncharacterized protein (EggNog:ENOG41) codes for MTSPALPSNCDLVNIGTHSLALYTHGPETGSTKDPVVIFVSGVASDALNWQAVVRLLPPSLRIYTYDRSGYRNSQSSPLEPSAENVALELSLLIEKAPITKPLIIVGHSWAGVLIHEFIALKGTSQIAGLVLVDANHETAPLVINVDDPILWNAIAADVEVYSAWGVEAKHKLTQEEWDAFRAAESTVKYKLIAQKEDVEQYLPSFETLRKKKLGERQPLLKDKPVFVIGGTRSRDWNGLYKAGVAKGNGTEEERSYVREMIRTVDEKSKGLMEKFLELSTRSELVFATESGHFVQMTQPDIVVDGVKWVLDNLSASS; via the coding sequence ATGACCTCTCCAGCCCTTCCGTCGAACTGCGATCTCGTCAATATCGGCACTCACTCTCTAGCCCTCTACACTCACGGTCCAGAAACGGGCAGTACCAAAGATCCCGTCGTAATCTTTGTCTCGGGCGTAGCAAGCGATGCCCTTAATTGGCAAGCTGTGGTGAGGCTGCTTCCGCCCTCGCTGCGAATTTATACCTACGACCGATCAGGCTATCGCAACTCGCAGTCGTCACCGCTCGAACCCTCAGCCGAAAACGTTGCTCTAGAGCTATCTCTTCTGATTGAAAAGGCTCCCATTACGAAGCCACTGATTATTGTGGGCCACTCTTGGGCAGGCGTTCTTATTCACGAGTTCATCGCCCTGAAAGGAACTAGCCAAATCGCTGGTCTAGTGCTTGTTGACGCCAATCACGAAACTGCGCCTCTCGTTATCAATGTAGATGATCCAATTCTATGGAACGCTATAGCTGCAGATGTTGAGGTTTATTCTGCTTGGGGGGTCGAGGCGAAACATAAGTTGACACAAGAAGAGTGGGATGCATTTAGAGCTGCAGAATCTACTGTAAAGTACAAATTGATTGCACAGAAGGAGGATGTGGAACAATATCTGCCAAGTTTTGAGACACttcgaaagaagaaactggGTGAAAGACAGCCACTACTTAAGGATAAACCAGTTTTTGTGATTGGGGGCACACGAAGCAGAGACTGGAACGGATTATACAAGGCGGGCGTTGCGAAAGGGAATGGAAccgaggaagagaggagCTACGTTAGAGAGATGATTAGGACAGTCGATGAGAAAAGCAAGGGTCTCATGGAAAAGTTTCTAGAACTCTCTACCAGGAGCGAGCTTGTCTTTGCTACTGAGAGTGGTCACTTTGTCCAGATGACGCAGCCGGATATTGTTGTAGATGGAGTGAAATGGGTCCTAGATAACTTGTCAGCGTCTTCTTAG
- a CDS encoding uncharacterized protein (EggNog:ENOG41~TransMembrane:10 (i50-69o81-102i114-132o144-165i177-198o204-224i392-410o422-446i458-476o482-505i)), whose protein sequence is MATEISSGEKSSTSTHDDKIVPISNEESLPTSIQPAYTVFSKAQLRQLQLLLGIATITSPLTATIYFPLLPLLRDQFHTSAQAINLTLTLYIIFQAISPVFFGPLSDLYGRRPFFLFTLGLYVVGNIGLAANKDNYTVLLVLRAIQSLGASAAYAISFGVVADVCESKERGRMLGPISMALNLGACVGPVVGGVVAYTSGSYVWVFWSLVIIGLVLFCGVGLLLPETARSLVGNGSDSSRYRWWQLSWLGLVRHRLKTSPANSQLEATATAIEAPKTVIRAYGLGNLFACLRIIFYRDTFLALWIHGSFYTVDYSFVAAVPDIFQDIYGFNDLELGFAYLPRGVGIIIGSYCTGKMMDANYRAITRATGRTDDRVTGDDLLNFPIELARTRFSFHLLAISTATIIGYGWAVDRGAPVAVPLILQFIQGFWGTAFYTMYAALLVDGFPESPSTAAASTSLIRCAMAAAGVAVLQPLLTAAGRGWYFTTLGLWSGGFGVLAVMLLRWRGMKWRRSRSGISSDNQ, encoded by the coding sequence ATGGCTACAGAAATCTCTTCTGGTGAAAAGTCTTCGACTTCAACTCACGATGATAAAATAGTACCCATTAGCAACGAGGAGTCGTTACCGACAAGTATACAACCGGCGTACACCGTTTTCTCCAAAGCCCAGCTGAGGCAGCTGCAACTACTTCTTGGTATCGCAACAATCACGTCTCCTCTGACGGCCACGATATATTTCCCTCTATTACCGCTTTTACGCGACCAGTTTCATACCTCTGCGCAAGCCATCAATTTGACTTTGACGCTCTACATCATCTTTCAGGCAATCTCGCCTGTTTTCTTTGGGCCGTTGTCGGATTTGTATGGCCGAAGGCCCTTCTTTCTATTTACACTTGGGCTCTACGTTGTGGGAAATATTGGACTTGCAGCCAATAAAGATAATTACACTGTTCTTCTAGTATTACGAGCAATACAGAGCTTGGGCGCAAGTGCTGCCTACGCCATCAGCTTTGGCGTCGTTGCGGATGTCTGCGAGTCGAAAGAGAGAGGACGCATGCTGGGGCCTATCAGTATGGCTCTCAACCTTGGGGCATGCGTTGGACCCGTAGTTGGCGGCGTCGTGGCCTATACGAGCGGCAGCTACGTGTGGGTGTTTTGGTCTCTCGTCATCATAGGTTTGGTACTCTTCTGTGGCGTGGGACTTTTGCTCCCAGAAACAGCCAGAAGTTTAGTTGGCAATGGAAGCGATTCTTCACGGTACCGTTGGTGGCAGCTCAGCTGGCTGGGCCTTGTTAGACATCGATTAAAAACATCACCGGCGAATAGTCAGTTGGAAGCAACCGCTACAGCCATCGAAGCACCAAAGACGGTCATCCGGGCTTATGGGCTTGGCAATCTTTTTGCTTGTCTTCGCATCATCTTTTATCGGGACACGTTTCTGGCTCTCTGGATTCATGGGTCTTTCTACACCGTGGACTATTCGTTTGTTGCTGCCGTTCCCGATATATTTCAAGATATTTATGGCTTCAATGACTTGGAACTTGGATTTGCATATCTTCCAAGGGGAGTTGGAATCATTATTGGGAGCTATTGCACAgggaagatgatggatgcgAACTACCGTGCAATTACGCGAGCCACGGGTCGAACTGATGACCGTGTGACGGGTGACGATCTGCTGAATTTTCCCATTGAGCTCGCCAGAACGCGCTTTAGCTTTCAtctcttggccatctcgaCAGCGACAATAATTGGATATGGTTGGGCCGTCGACCGTGGTGCTCCAGTTGCTGTGCCGCTGATTCTCCAATTCATTCAGGGCTTCTGGGGAACCGCGTTTTACACCATGTatgcagctcttcttgtcgACGGATTCCCAGAGAGCCCCAGCACTGCGGCTGCATCTACAAGCCTCATTCGATGCGCCATGGCCGCGGCTGGAGTGGCAGTACTTCAGCCGTTGCTCACAGCAGCTGGTCGAGGATGGTATTTCACTACTTTGGGGCTGTGGAGCGGTGGATTTGGAGTCTTGGCTGTGATGTTGCTGCGGTGGAGGGGGATGAAGTGGCGTCGGTCGAGAAGTGGAATTAGTTCTGACAATCAGTGA